ACCAACCGATTTGGCCCTTTCAGTGTTGATATCCTCTACTACGCTCCTGTATGCCTCAACAGTTTGCTGTATCAGATGGAACAAGACTTAGCGCAAATTAACGGTATTTTGGGGAACGAGGAACAGAAACAGCAATGGAGCGATCGGGCAGATATCCGCCGCGATCGGATCGATCAGTATCTCTGGGATGAAGAACAGGGACTCTATTTCGACTATCATTTCCAGAGTGGAGAATGCCGCCGCTACATATTTGCTACAACGTTTTATCCTCTGTGGCTGGGAATTGCTTCTCAAGCCCAAGCCCAGCGCGTCGTCGAAAATCTCTCGTTGTTTGAAGCACCGGGAGGAATTTTGACCAGTAATAGTGTCACTGGAAACCAGTGGGATGCCCCCTTTGGTTGGGCACCACTGACGTTAATTGCCGTCCTTGGACTTTACCGCTATGGCTATCATGCAGAAGGCGATCGCATTGCCAATAAATTCCTCGCAATGGTAATTAAAGAATTCGGTCGTCATAAGACTCTAGTAGAGAAATACGATGTTGAACGTTGTTCTGCCAATGTTTCTGATGACATCTCCTTTGGATACAGTTCTAACGAAGTTGGCTTCGGCTGGACAAATGGCGTTATTCTAGAACTCCTAGCAGCCCGTGGGAGAAAAGTTTAAAGTAAGAATTCAGTACAGGCTAAACGCCCCGCTACCGCTAACAGATGTCATACTTCAGAAGTAGAAGGAATCTAGTAGTCTGTCAAGCTAGTAATGAAAAGTTTGTAGTAAGCACTTTAGTGCTTAGAAAATAAGGACTGAAGTCCTGACTACGAACTTTCTTACCTATCAATTTAAACTTGACAGACTACTATAGGACTCATATTTGATTTTTGAAAAAACTCAGTACAACTCAAAGAGGCTTCTTGCCTACTCCCCACTCCCAGCCTACGCAAATAATTTCAGAAATCAAATCGGATTGCTATAGCATCATTGGCATATTTATTCATCCAATGTTCTCCTGAATTCTGACTTCTTACTTTTGAGGAATAATCACAATTATTCAATCAGCCCCTTGTCCCATTGCAAATGCCAATACACAGAGTCTTTAATCAAGCGGTAGTGTTGCCAATACCAGTATTAATTTCATGGAAGCTTTACCCGATAATTGGGCAGATATTCAACCTGATACTGTATATCTTTCAATCAGTGGTCTGCTAGTTTCATTTGCCAGTGAATAAATAAAACTGGGATTAAAATTTGATCGAAAAGGGAAACATTTAAAAGCCATTGAGAAAGGGCAAGTACCTTCTCGCGGTAATGTTGGGTTGGTGACTTACCAAGAATCAAGCTACGATTTGAAATCTAAAGTCTTAGGTAAAGGTGGCGACCGCCGATTTCATGCAAAATTTGTTGATGGTGTCTTATATTTCCCTGGTTTGGTAACAGAATATTAAACCCACATAATTATGACAAAAGTGGCGTATTGCAATACGCCGCTATTTTTAAATCAAGGGATTTAAATAAATCCCAAAAAAATCCCCACCCAAGCAAATTCCTGGGTGGGTAATATGAGGTGAGACAAAATAATCTTCCTAAAAGAAGTAGGAGAATTATTTGCTCTCTGTAAAATCAGCGTCAATTACATCATCACCGCTACCAGAACTAGATGTAGAACCGCTATCTTGAGGTTCAGCACCAGGTGCAGCACCACCACCAGCTTGTTGATAGATGTTGCTACCAACAGCAAATAACGCTTGTTGCAATTCTGGGGTCAGCTTCTTGATTTGCTCATCGTCTTCTTTAGCAACTGCTTCCCGCAGTTCTTTCACCAGACCTTCAACTTTGGTCTTGTCAGCAGATGGAACTTTATCGCCCAATTCTTGTAACTGCTTTTCAGCTTGGTATGCTAGAGAGTCAGCTTGATTCTTACGTTCAATCTTCTCACGACGTTCTTTGTCAGATGAAGCGTTTTGTTCAGCTTCTCTTACCATCCGGTCAACGTCATTTTTTTCCAGAGTGGAAGCGCCGGTTATGCTGATGGACTGTTCTTTACCAGTACCTTTATCCTTAGCGGTAACGTTCAGGATTCCATTAGCGTCAATATCGAACACCACTTCAATTTGAGGAACGCCGCGTGGTGCAGGAGGAATACCATCAAGGCGGAAGGTTCCCAAACTCTTATTATCGTTAGAGAATTCGCGTTCACCTTGGAGGACGTGAATTTCTACGTTGGTTTGTCCATCCACAGCAGTGGAGAAGACTTCCGATTTTTTGGTGGGAATTGTGGTGTTGCGGGGAATAATTTTGGTCATCACGCCGCCCAATGTTTCCACACCCAAAGATAGCGGTGTGACATCTAACAGCAAGATGCCAGTTACATCACCAGCCAGTACCCCAGCTTGAATGGCTGCACCAACTGCCACAACTTCATCAGGGTTGACGCTTTGGTTGGGGTCTTTACCCAATACCTGCTTCACAATCTGTTGAACTGCGGGAATACGGGTAGAACCACCAACTAACACTACTTCATCAATATCGGTTTTGCTTAACTTGGCATCCCGCAGGGCGTTTTCTACGGGAATACGACAACGGTCGATTAAATCAGAGCAAAGTTCTTCAAAGGTGGCGCGAGTCAGGGTTGTATCTAGATGCTTGGGCCCATCCTGGGTAGCAGTGATAAATGGCAGGTTGATTTCTGCTTGGCTGACGCTAGAAAGTTCAATTTTGGCTTTTTCTGCGGCTTCCGTCAGACGTTGTAAAGCTTGTTTGTCTTTTCGTAGTTCAATACCTTCGGCTTTCTTAAACTTTTCAGCTAAGAAATCAACTATTTTTTTATCGAAGTCGTCACCACCAAGGTGGGTATCCCCAGATGTAGCTAGTACCTCAAAAACTCCATCTCCTACTTCCAACACCGATACGTCGAAGGTACCACCACCAAGGTCAAATACGAGAATGGTTTCGTTACTCTTCTTATCAAACCCATAAGCCAGAGAAGCGGCGGTAGGTTCGTTGATAATCCGCAGAACTTCAATCCCGGCAATTTTTCCAGCGTCTTTTGTCGCTTGGCGTTGAGAGTCGTTGAAGTATGCGGGAACAGTGATTACAGCTTGGGTTACGGTTTCGCCCAGGTATTTGCTAGCGTCCTCAACTAGTTTGCGAAGAACTTTTGCAGAAATTTCTTCAGGAGCAAACGGTTTACCAGCTACAGGACAATCTAATTTGACATTGCCGTTGCTGCTGAGGACTTTATAAGAAACTTCCGTAGCTTCGTTACTTACTTCGTCGTAACGGCGACCGATAAAGCGTTTGACTGAGTAAAACGTATTTTCGGGGTTCATCACCGCTTGGCGTTTGGCGATTTGGCCAACCAAGTTATCGCCATTTTTCGCAAATGCAACTACTGATGGCGTTGTCCGAAAACCTTCAGCATTAGCAATTACTGTGGGTTTACCACCTTCCATCACTGCCACGCAGGAGTTCGTTGTTCCTAAGTCAATTCCAACTACTTTTGCCATTTTAGGTGCTGGCTCCGTATAACTACAAATGAATGAATGAGAATATAAAGGACTAAATTTTGAACCAATAGGGTCAATAAATCAGCCAATTCAGCACGAATACCTTTGATTTGGCTTTCCTGGGGTTAAAAACTCCAGATTATGCTGATATATATACTGAAGCTTAGTGGTAGCCAATCCATGAAGGGTGGTTTCCCGAACCTTGCTTGGGACGGTTAAACTAACTAAATTGTGTTTTTAGTTGGTTCATAGATTAATTTGCCTTCACTCTGTCTAATGTATGAGAATTAATACTTTCAGTAATTAGGGTGAACCGTAACGTCAGAGTGGTGTTTGCCGTCTTTAGAGGTAATAAACTACAGAAGCTTGGGAATTGGGCATTGGGAATTAGATCAAATATTACTCAGCACTCAGCACTCACTTCAGCCTAGAGAAAAGAGTTTCCCAATCAATTACAGGCGGTCTTTGTCCTTGGTTGACTATTTCAAAAATTTTATTGGAACTACTTGGGTAAGAAAGGCATTCGACGCAAGCGTTTGCTACATCAATCCGGCTTGTATCACCCGAAAGTGCATCTCCTGTATCTAGTACCACACCGTATTTACCCCCTGTTTTTGCTTTCAACAGCGTGTTGAGGTCGTATGAGGTATAAGGGCCGTCAATCAAACGTCCTGGGCGAATGATAGTGTAGGGTAATCCTGAATTAATAATTGATTCTTCGCCTTTTTGTTTGGCATCTAATACGCCAAAAGCATTGAGAATACTAAAAGGGAACTGGTCTTTACGCAGAATTCCGCAGGAAGAGACGAAAACGAAGCGCTTCAAATTCCGAGGTGCTGATACTGCTAGGTTGCTGACACCTTCGGCATCAACCTTTGCTGGACTATTCTTTGCTTTGATTTCGCTAGATTTGGGGTTAAGGAAAGTGATTCCCCATTCAAGCAAGTTCGGGGTTTGGTCAAACTCCCATCGCGCAGAGGGAAAGGCAGTGGTTCCAGTACAGCAGATAATGTGGGTGACATTTGGCATTGCATCTGGGAGTGTCGATAGTTGCCGGATATCACCAACAGCAAT
This Nostoc sp. KVJ3 DNA region includes the following protein-coding sequences:
- the dnaK gene encoding molecular chaperone DnaK; the encoded protein is MAKVVGIDLGTTNSCVAVMEGGKPTVIANAEGFRTTPSVVAFAKNGDNLVGQIAKRQAVMNPENTFYSVKRFIGRRYDEVSNEATEVSYKVLSSNGNVKLDCPVAGKPFAPEEISAKVLRKLVEDASKYLGETVTQAVITVPAYFNDSQRQATKDAGKIAGIEVLRIINEPTAASLAYGFDKKSNETILVFDLGGGTFDVSVLEVGDGVFEVLATSGDTHLGGDDFDKKIVDFLAEKFKKAEGIELRKDKQALQRLTEAAEKAKIELSSVSQAEINLPFITATQDGPKHLDTTLTRATFEELCSDLIDRCRIPVENALRDAKLSKTDIDEVVLVGGSTRIPAVQQIVKQVLGKDPNQSVNPDEVVAVGAAIQAGVLAGDVTGILLLDVTPLSLGVETLGGVMTKIIPRNTTIPTKKSEVFSTAVDGQTNVEIHVLQGEREFSNDNKSLGTFRLDGIPPAPRGVPQIEVVFDIDANGILNVTAKDKGTGKEQSISITGASTLEKNDVDRMVREAEQNASSDKERREKIERKNQADSLAYQAEKQLQELGDKVPSADKTKVEGLVKELREAVAKEDDEQIKKLTPELQQALFAVGSNIYQQAGGGAAPGAEPQDSGSTSSSGSGDDVIDADFTESK
- a CDS encoding SDR family oxidoreductase, coding for MTSFETSVENLVLVAGATGGVGQLVVGKLLEKGLKVSVLTRNAAKAEEMFNQRVEIAVGDIRQLSTLPDAMPNVTHIICCTGTTAFPSARWEFDQTPNLLEWGITFLNPKSSEIKAKNSPAKVDAEGVSNLAVSAPRNLKRFVFVSSCGILRKDQFPFSILNAFGVLDAKQKGEESIINSGLPYTIIRPGRLIDGPYTSYDLNTLLKAKTGGKYGVVLDTGDALSGDTSRIDVANACVECLSYPSSSNKIFEIVNQGQRPPVIDWETLFSRLK